From Deinococcus sp. Marseille-Q6407, one genomic window encodes:
- a CDS encoding alpha/beta fold hydrolase, with protein sequence MKKLALLTISAALLTSAAQAATNQTIPDRGTVNVNGAKVFFKAEGQGEPLLMIHGYPLNGELFKKNRNLAGYRVVTVDLPGFGKSTLAPGQPVSIENYASTMLGFMDALGLQKTTAAGMR encoded by the coding sequence ATGAAAAAACTGGCCCTGCTGACCATTTCCGCCGCCCTACTGACCTCTGCTGCTCAGGCGGCCACCAACCAGACCATCCCCGACCGAGGCACCGTCAACGTGAACGGTGCCAAAGTCTTTTTCAAGGCTGAAGGCCAGGGCGAACCCCTGCTGATGATCCACGGCTACCCCCTGAACGGCGAACTGTTCAAGAAGAACCGCAACCTGGCCGGCTACCGGGTGGTCACGGTGGACCTGCCCGGCTTCGGCAAGAGCACGCTGGCTCCCGGCCAGCCGGTCAGCATTGAGAACTACGCCAGCACCATGCTGGGCTTCATGGACGCCCTGGGCCTGCAAAAGACCACTGCCGCCGGCATGAGATGA
- the phoU gene encoding phosphate signaling complex protein PhoU, translating into MREVLDQELKNSLNATLNMIGTVERMYTIGADVLLNGEQQKLEQLRSIDQEVDRMEMQIEADCLRVIALHQPVARDLRQLGLILKCLTDIERMGDYVVHVAEHSEDVVIPEKLRPILSRMLARLEEMSRALRNALADRDVAQAEATVRMDDEVDDLYEQLQQELIGHMTREPGQVADALQLMRIGRSIERIGDHMENIAERVPYWVTGEHRF; encoded by the coding sequence ATGCGCGAAGTCCTCGACCAAGAACTGAAAAACAGCCTCAACGCCACCCTCAACATGATCGGCACCGTGGAGCGGATGTACACCATCGGCGCCGACGTGCTGCTGAACGGTGAGCAGCAGAAGCTGGAGCAGCTGCGCTCTATTGACCAGGAAGTGGACCGGATGGAAATGCAGATCGAGGCCGACTGCCTGCGGGTCATCGCACTGCACCAGCCGGTGGCCCGTGACCTGCGGCAGCTGGGCCTGATTCTGAAATGCCTGACCGACATTGAGCGGATGGGTGACTATGTGGTGCATGTGGCCGAGCACAGCGAAGACGTGGTGATTCCCGAGAAACTGCGCCCTATTCTCAGCCGAATGCTGGCCCGGCTGGAGGAAATGAGCCGGGCGCTGCGTAACGCTCTGGCCGACCGCGACGTGGCGCAGGCCGAAGCCACCGTGCGGATGGACGACGAGGTGGACGACCTGTACGAGCAGCTGCAGCAGGAGCTGATCGGGCACATGACCCGCGAGCCCGGGCAGGTGGCTGACGCCCTACAGCTGATGCGCATCGGCCGGTCCATCGAGCGCATCGGGGACCATATGGAAAACATTGCCGAGCGGGTGCCCTACTGGGTGACCGGCGAACACCGGTTCTGA
- a CDS encoding DUF5693 family protein, whose product MTAAPPRPGADPAETETSTHLPAPTRSRWQAPLLGVIGLSLLPALWLAYERVSFEQAQKTVAVVMDYPSLKSQADQYGRDPLELLAQYRADGVNGVAVFEDVLGNWQNRGDVFVKSGADLLAQYPQAAFKPGKYYLAEARPGALDRLKGRFSIQPNIVNLAGRQWQEWNINPTYLPVGPDTALIDRLKSQGYTVVYRPYDDPAVINIAADWPKVPFIAFNGTEVVGASDPARLAAVQAAMGDRIPALIEGVRQKGMDTLLEGHTAARMFSLNAQWQATLLPEAAASKYALAARERSHRLLYLRPYSTVAETETLLKRTTELLHRADIQVGTPQIRTFTPSPLLQYLSMLGPLAALLLIGLSYPLPRVGLVVAGLALLGALALNGFHPLGGMALAASIAFPALGFVLWRSRMADWFVATALSLAGVLFVSALGAGPQSMLGLEPFRGVGLTLIAPIALVLGSYLPRQDLRRTAQDLYRRPISTGDLVVMGAALAAFAVMFLRRGNTSAVGVSDAEAKLRQEVQDSIIRPRFKEVLGHPLALLGLGGGLPGYFPGLLLLGGVMGQASVLNTFGHFHTPLLISATRMFIGLGLGLVLGYLLTFAVRWGVRLWQTWGGGLPGPAPVHLVSVAGQAEVPAETHEVRP is encoded by the coding sequence GTGACTGCTGCACCCCCGCGCCCCGGCGCCGACCCTGCCGAAACTGAGACTTCCACCCACCTGCCCGCTCCTACCCGCAGCCGCTGGCAAGCGCCGCTGCTGGGCGTGATCGGGCTGTCGCTGCTGCCGGCGCTGTGGCTGGCCTACGAGCGAGTCAGTTTTGAACAGGCCCAGAAGACCGTGGCGGTGGTGATGGACTACCCGTCCCTCAAATCCCAGGCCGACCAGTACGGCCGTGATCCTCTGGAGCTGTTGGCGCAGTACCGCGCCGACGGTGTCAACGGCGTGGCGGTGTTCGAGGACGTGCTGGGCAACTGGCAGAACCGCGGCGACGTGTTCGTCAAGTCGGGCGCCGATCTGCTGGCACAGTACCCCCAGGCCGCCTTCAAGCCGGGCAAGTACTATCTGGCCGAAGCCCGTCCCGGCGCGCTGGACCGGCTGAAAGGCCGCTTTTCGATTCAGCCGAATATCGTGAACCTGGCCGGGCGCCAGTGGCAGGAGTGGAACATCAACCCCACCTATCTGCCGGTGGGCCCCGACACGGCCCTGATCGACCGGCTCAAGTCGCAGGGCTACACGGTGGTGTACCGCCCTTACGACGACCCGGCTGTGATCAACATCGCCGCCGACTGGCCCAAGGTGCCTTTTATCGCCTTTAACGGCACCGAGGTGGTGGGCGCCAGCGACCCGGCGCGCCTGGCCGCCGTTCAGGCCGCGATGGGAGACCGGATTCCGGCGCTGATTGAAGGCGTGCGGCAAAAGGGCATGGATACTTTGCTCGAAGGCCACACCGCCGCGCGAATGTTCAGCCTGAATGCCCAGTGGCAGGCCACGCTGCTGCCCGAAGCGGCTGCCTCCAAATACGCCCTGGCCGCCCGCGAGCGCAGCCACCGGCTGCTGTACCTGCGGCCCTACTCCACGGTGGCCGAAACCGAAACCCTGCTGAAGCGCACCACCGAGCTGCTGCACCGCGCCGACATCCAGGTCGGCACGCCGCAGATCCGGACCTTTACGCCCAGCCCGCTGCTGCAGTACCTCAGCATGCTGGGGCCGCTGGCCGCTTTGCTGCTGATCGGCCTGAGCTACCCGCTGCCGCGGGTGGGGCTGGTGGTCGCCGGGCTGGCGCTGCTGGGCGCTCTGGCGCTCAACGGCTTTCACCCGCTGGGCGGCATGGCGCTGGCGGCTTCGATCGCTTTTCCGGCGCTGGGCTTCGTACTGTGGCGCTCGCGGATGGCGGACTGGTTTGTGGCGACCGCCCTCAGCCTGGCCGGGGTGTTGTTCGTCTCGGCGCTGGGGGCCGGGCCGCAGAGCATGCTGGGGCTGGAACCGTTCCGTGGGGTGGGCCTGACCCTGATCGCGCCCATCGCGCTGGTGCTGGGCAGCTACCTGCCGCGCCAGGACCTGCGCCGCACCGCCCAGGACCTCTACCGCCGGCCCATCAGCACCGGGGACCTGGTGGTGATGGGCGCCGCGCTGGCCGCCTTTGCAGTGATGTTCCTGCGCCGGGGCAACACCAGCGCCGTGGGCGTCAGCGACGCCGAGGCCAAACTGCGCCAGGAGGTGCAAGATTCCATCATCCGGCCCCGCTTCAAGGAAGTGCTGGGGCACCCGCTGGCGCTGCTGGGATTGGGCGGCGGCCTGCCCGGTTACTTCCCGGGCCTGCTGCTGTTGGGCGGCGTGATGGGGCAGGCCAGTGTGCTGAACACCTTCGGGCACTTTCACACCCCGCTGCTGATCTCGGCCACCCGGATGTTTATCGGGCTGGGCCTGGGGCTGGTGCTGGGCTACCTGCTGACCTTTGCGGTGCGCTGGGGCGTGCGGCTGTGGCAGACCTGGGGCGGCGGCCTGCCCGGGCCGGCGCCGGTTCACCTGGTCAGCGTGGCCGGGCAGGCTGAAGTTCCCGCCGAGACCCATGAGGTGCGGCCATGA
- a CDS encoding DEAD/DEAH box helicase, translating into MPDDPAFARLEGFMRDTLGGGASLLYEEAVQPAQTVAVENLGWSEGVRRGFGFPAAYSHQAETYRLLQQGQHVIVTTPTASGKTGAFFPALFGALEADPQATALLVYPLVALGQDQREKLEAFAQQGGFTARPGGWPIGEFQGGAQVAAAFAPGIRMVTATPDKLHWNLGHPRVREFLRHLRFLVLDEAHSYRGGFGSEVSGMLRRLLALARALGANPQVILSTATIGNPSQFARELVGVEAVEVSESGAARHGKRYYLADHRGQPRRFWDAVVRSAVERDLKVLAFFRGRSRVMRLYSTYRRDRRFHDHVHLYMSGAAERAGRLTEFRRARSGVMFATNALEAGVDIGDLEVVILDGYPGSRMAFRQMAGRSGRIAPGAVLYLPTLSSRGVPLPVDAFYSNADNFRELLTGPTEKAVVEPGNPYLAPRHHARQMAEFRMAGLTPPENLGSPPHWLLRGEDMALHAVVEESAWEKDGAAALRQPLDSPSQHYALTEKHPEAVFNLDGQDYKVTRWEKTPQGTAILVKPYAAEGQITRGLYEVQVRPLPGRMSEWTKQGPVAYRGGEVQVTRVYRGYQIIRPLFERVCTGCDRVPEPTERVCRRCGGHIQDRMQDQKISEHLYDEPVTLEPLQTTALEVAVNAGATEQPTAVAHTLKHLLLKLIPEAVACDEGDLAGAFRTGHDTSFFIYDDWRGGLGIARRALESLPQLLQRALELTEKDCCTATEGCYECIAVSRCFAPLLPSGERRPTSKPATRALLAQVPGLQVRPVAASEHTHQPAPASFAAPHTGTAPAPRRAVPPIQPPADQAPPPPAGWPLQARELLDLRGLSLPEVSARLSIPSREIQRAVASTSPLRLAHPKWGEGHLLQGFGQGERREVLVYFPGVGQKRLLLKYAGLKVVP; encoded by the coding sequence ATGCCCGACGATCCCGCCTTTGCCCGCCTAGAAGGCTTCATGCGGGACACGCTGGGCGGCGGGGCCAGCCTGCTGTATGAAGAAGCGGTGCAGCCGGCGCAGACCGTAGCGGTCGAGAACCTCGGCTGGAGCGAGGGCGTGCGCCGCGGGTTCGGGTTTCCGGCCGCCTACTCGCACCAGGCCGAAACCTACCGGCTGCTGCAACAGGGTCAGCACGTCATCGTGACCACGCCCACCGCCAGCGGCAAGACCGGGGCTTTTTTTCCGGCGCTGTTCGGCGCCCTGGAAGCTGATCCCCAGGCCACCGCGCTGCTGGTGTACCCGCTGGTAGCGCTGGGGCAGGACCAGCGCGAGAAACTCGAAGCGTTCGCGCAGCAGGGCGGGTTCACGGCGCGCCCCGGCGGCTGGCCGATCGGGGAATTTCAGGGCGGGGCGCAGGTAGCGGCGGCCTTTGCGCCGGGCATCCGGATGGTCACGGCCACCCCCGACAAGCTGCACTGGAACCTGGGGCACCCCCGGGTGCGCGAATTTCTGCGGCATCTGCGCTTTCTGGTGCTGGACGAAGCCCACAGCTACCGCGGCGGCTTCGGCTCGGAAGTCTCGGGAATGCTGCGGCGGCTGCTGGCACTCGCCAGGGCGCTGGGGGCCAACCCGCAGGTGATTCTCAGCACCGCCACCATCGGGAACCCGTCGCAGTTCGCCCGCGAGCTGGTGGGGGTAGAAGCCGTGGAAGTCTCCGAGTCGGGCGCGGCGCGGCACGGCAAACGCTACTACCTGGCCGACCACCGCGGGCAGCCCCGGCGCTTCTGGGACGCGGTGGTGCGCTCGGCAGTGGAGCGCGACCTGAAGGTGCTGGCCTTTTTCCGGGGGCGCTCGCGGGTCATGCGGCTGTACAGCACCTACCGCCGCGACCGCCGCTTTCACGACCATGTGCATCTGTACATGTCGGGCGCCGCCGAGCGCGCCGGCCGGCTGACCGAGTTCCGCCGCGCCCGCAGCGGCGTAATGTTCGCCACCAACGCCCTGGAAGCCGGGGTGGACATCGGCGACCTGGAAGTGGTGATTCTGGACGGCTATCCCGGCTCGCGGATGGCTTTCCGGCAGATGGCGGGCCGTTCGGGGCGCATTGCGCCGGGCGCCGTGCTGTACCTGCCCACGCTGTCCTCGCGCGGGGTGCCGCTGCCGGTAGACGCTTTTTATTCCAACGCCGACAACTTCCGCGAACTGCTGACCGGGCCCACCGAAAAAGCGGTGGTGGAGCCGGGCAACCCTTATCTCGCGCCCCGGCACCATGCGCGGCAGATGGCCGAGTTCCGCATGGCCGGCTTGACCCCACCCGAGAACCTGGGCTCGCCGCCGCACTGGCTGCTGCGCGGCGAAGATATGGCGCTGCACGCCGTGGTCGAGGAAAGCGCCTGGGAAAAGGACGGCGCGGCGGCCCTGCGCCAGCCGCTGGATAGCCCCAGCCAGCACTACGCCCTGACCGAGAAACACCCCGAAGCGGTCTTTAACCTCGACGGCCAGGACTACAAGGTGACCCGCTGGGAAAAGACGCCGCAGGGCACCGCCATTTTGGTAAAGCCCTACGCCGCCGAGGGCCAGATCACCCGCGGGCTGTACGAGGTGCAGGTGCGGCCGCTGCCGGGGCGCATGAGCGAATGGACCAAGCAGGGGCCGGTGGCCTACCGCGGCGGCGAGGTGCAGGTCACGCGGGTCTACCGCGGCTATCAGATTATTCGCCCGCTGTTTGAGCGGGTCTGCACCGGCTGTGACCGCGTTCCCGAGCCGACCGAGCGGGTCTGCCGCCGCTGCGGGGGCCACATCCAGGACCGAATGCAGGACCAGAAGATTTCCGAGCACCTCTACGACGAGCCGGTCACGCTGGAACCGCTGCAGACCACCGCGCTGGAAGTGGCGGTGAACGCCGGGGCCACCGAGCAGCCCACGGCGGTGGCGCACACCCTCAAACATTTGCTGCTCAAGCTGATTCCCGAAGCGGTGGCCTGCGACGAGGGCGACCTGGCTGGGGCCTTCCGCACCGGACACGACACCTCCTTTTTCATTTACGACGACTGGCGCGGCGGGCTGGGCATCGCCCGCCGGGCGCTGGAAAGCCTGCCGCAACTGCTGCAACGGGCGCTGGAACTCACCGAAAAGGACTGCTGCACCGCCACCGAAGGCTGCTACGAGTGCATCGCGGTCAGCCGCTGCTTTGCGCCCCTGCTGCCCAGTGGCGAGCGGCGGCCCACCAGCAAACCGGCCACCCGCGCGCTGCTGGCCCAGGTGCCGGGGCTGCAGGTGCGGCCAGTGGCGGCCTCGGAACACACGCACCAACCGGCCCCTGCTTCTTTCGCTGCTCCCCATACCGGAACCGCGCCAGCGCCGCGGCGGGCAGTGCCCCCCATACAGCCCCCGGCGGACCAGGCGCCCCCGCCGCCGGCCGGCTGGCCGCTGCAGGCCCGCGAGCTGCTGGACCTGCGTGGGCTGTCGCTGCCGGAAGTCTCGGCGCGGCTGAGTATTCCCAGCCGCGAGATTCAGCGGGCGGTGGCCTCCACCTCGCCGCTGCGGCTGGCCCATCCCAAGTGGGGCGAAGGCCACCTGCTACAAGGCTTCGGGCAGGGCGAGCGGCGCGAGGTGCTGGTGTACTTTCCGGGCGTGGGCCAAAAACGCCTGCTGCTGAAATACGCCGGGCTGAAGGTGGTGCCCTAG